A stretch of DNA from bacterium:
GCACAGCTCAAACTGGCCCAGGATACTGAGGCGCGGCAGAAAAAGCAGCTGGCCATCGAGGCGATCAGCCAGGAGGAGTATGAAGCAGCGCTCAACCGGTTGAACACCGCCAAAGCGGATGTGCAGCTGATTCAGGCGCAAATTGACAAAGCCCGCATCCAGGCGCCTTTTGACGGCGTGATCGGCCTGCGCTCCGTCAGCGAGGGCGCCTATCTCAACGCCGGCAGCCGCATCGCCACCCTGGTTTCGATCAACCCGGTCAAGATCGATTTCGCCGTTCCGGAGCGGTATCAGTCGTTGTTGTCCAAAGAGCAGCCGGTGCTGTTCCGCGTGCAGGGCACGTCCGAGGAGTACAGCGGCCGCATCTATGCAGTGGAACCGCAGATCGACACCGACATCCGCAGCGTCCGTTGCCGCGCCCTTTGTCCTAACCCCGACGGCCGCATCAAACCCGGCGCATTTGCCCAGGTTCGCATCACTCTGCAAAAGCTGGAGGATGCGTTGATGATTCCCAGCGAGTCGCTGATCCCCGATGCGCAGAATCAATCGGTCTTTGTCGTCCGCGATGGCAAGGCCTTGAGCAGAACCGTGGTGATCGGATTGCGCACGGCCGACAAAGTGCAAATCGTCAGCGGCCTTGCCGCCGGCGATACAGTGATGACCACCGGCTTGCTGCAGGTGCGGCCGGGCAGTGTCATCAAGGTGACAGAATTGAACTAGGAGCCCATACCCATGAGTCTATCTGCCACCAGCATTCGCCGGCCCGTCCTGGCCATTGTTATGTCTATTGTCATTATTTTATTCGGTTTTATCGGCTATACACGCCTGGGCGTGCGCGAGTATCCCAGCGTGGATCCACCCATTATCACGGTCGATGCCTCTTATACCGGCGCCAACGCCGACGTCATCATGTCGCAGATCACCGAACCATTGGAAGAATCTCTGAGCGGCATCGAGGGCATTCGTACGCTCTCCTCTTCAAGTCGCGAAGGCCGCAGCCGCATCACCGTGGAATTCAATCTCGAGTCCGACCTGGAGACGGCGGCCAACGACGTGCGCGACCGGGTTTCGCGCGCCATGCAGTATCTGCCGCCGAACGCGGATACGCCCATCGTCACCAAGTCGGACGCGGATGCCGTGCCGATCTGCAATCTGAGCGTTTTGAGCGATCGCCGCGATCTGATGGAGATGACCGATATCGCCACCAACAATCTGCGGGAGAAACTGCGCACCATTCCGGGCGTCAGTGAAGTGCAGGTTTGGGGCAGCAAGATGTATTCCATGCGTCTGTGGTTCGATCCGGGAAAGCTGGCCGCCTTCAACCTGACCCTCATGGATGTCGAGTCCGCCTTGAACCGTGAGAACGTGGAACTGCCCTCCGGCCGCATCGATGGCGCGGCGACCGAGCTGACG
This window harbors:
- a CDS encoding efflux RND transporter periplasmic adaptor subunit, encoding MSKTARWFVLGLILLLLVLNKWRPWAKPATADRRQSSGRGSEVIEVRAYQVKPEDVENEISATGSILANESVELTSEISGRVTRINFREGTRVRKGDLLLQINDADLQAQFNRASAQLKLAQDTEARQKKQLAIEAISQEEYEAALNRLNTAKADVQLIQAQIDKARIQAPFDGVIGLRSVSEGAYLNAGSRIATLVSINPVKIDFAVPERYQSLLSKEQPVLFRVQGTSEEYSGRIYAVEPQIDTDIRSVRCRALCPNPDGRIKPGAFAQVRITLQKLEDALMIPSESLIPDAQNQSVFVVRDGKALSRTVVIGLRTADKVQIVSGLAAGDTVMTTGLLQVRPGSVIKVTELN